A DNA window from Treponema sp. J25 contains the following coding sequences:
- a CDS encoding DUF6079 family protein has product MKYGELIQFNPIESVVQLRDANEISAARRLIQTYVISSEMAERLIHVVFPQLQFDQPTDNKALLVVGNYGTGKSHLMSVISAVAEKGDLVDALNNPSVAAAAGKIAGRFKVIRTELGATTMSLRDILVAEIEEQLSAMGVRYTFPPPEKVINNKRAFEEMMSAFHRIYPEQGLLLVVDELLDYLRTRKDQELILDLNFLREIGEVCKDLRFRFMAGVQEAIFDNSRFNFVADSIRRVKDRFEQILIARTDVKFVVAERLLKKSADQQEKIRAYLMPFAKFYGRMNERMDEFVRLFPVHPDYVDVFERITVAEKREVLKTLSLAIKKLLDQEIPTDRPGIIAYDSYWTNLRENPSFRAVPDIKAVIDCSAVLESRIQQAFTRPAYKPMAIQLIHALSVHRLTTGDIYAPLGATPEELRDGLCLYQPGIEELGGDPAQDLLSQVETVLREIHRTVSGQFISSNPDNRQYYLDLKKSDDYDALIERRSESLDQNQLDRYFYDALRQIMECGDQTWVTGYKIWQHEIEWRERKVTRQGYLFFGTPNERSTAVPFRDFYIYFIQPINPPRFKDEKKADELFFRLVHKDDQFLTALNRYAAALDLASTSSGQAKATYEAKARTFLNELVQWLRKNMSTAFEVTYQGKSKTMAEWLKSVGSGTMRGAGFSQEGVNFRDSVNLIAGLCFKVHFEELAPEYPIFSVLITGANRRQTAQEALRAIAGQGKTKQALAVLSALELLDGEKLTPAQSRYARFILEALKGKGQGQVLNRAELIQDVQGVEYLGVERYRLEAEWVVVLLAALVYAGEIVLALPGKKFDASNLALLAGTNFDDLVNFKHIERPKDWNIPALKALFELLGLAPGLAQLITQGQEEPVQALQTAVAKQIDDIIQIQQTLKEGTYFWGQSLYAEAELQKRATQLAAMKEFLESLQVYTTLGKLKNFRYETADVEKQKGLLQAILEIRTQQKVVADLERIASYLSKAEAALPEDHEWLGMVKEVRQEMLHQITDPAMRNRPDFYPQSQRRLEELKQAYIGIYLSLHAKARLGAKEDKQKAALLADERIKVLQKLSTIDLLPRQQFVDFQHRLGDLKTCFALTEQDLGAAPICPHCGFRPHQETIGASATSRLEALEAELDGILASWTKTLLDNLEDPITKSNLDLLKEEDRRAVEAFVQSRTLPEGVDQDFIRALQEVLSGLIKISVSMADLRGALLSGGSPATPEELRRRFESYLESLVRGKEVGKVRIVLE; this is encoded by the coding sequence ATGAAATACGGAGAATTAATTCAATTTAACCCTATTGAATCGGTAGTACAGCTCCGGGATGCAAACGAGATATCGGCAGCCCGACGGCTTATTCAAACCTATGTTATCTCCTCGGAAATGGCCGAGCGGCTCATCCATGTAGTCTTTCCCCAATTACAGTTTGACCAACCCACGGACAACAAGGCTCTGTTGGTGGTGGGTAATTACGGAACCGGTAAATCCCACCTGATGTCCGTCATTTCCGCAGTGGCAGAAAAGGGCGATCTGGTGGATGCCTTGAACAACCCAAGTGTCGCCGCGGCGGCCGGGAAGATCGCCGGACGCTTTAAGGTGATCCGCACCGAACTGGGGGCCACCACCATGTCGTTGCGGGATATTCTCGTCGCTGAAATCGAGGAACAGCTATCGGCCATGGGGGTTCGCTACACATTTCCGCCCCCAGAGAAGGTGATCAACAACAAGCGGGCCTTCGAAGAGATGATGAGCGCCTTTCACAGGATTTATCCTGAGCAGGGCTTGCTCCTTGTGGTGGATGAGCTACTCGATTACCTGCGCACCCGCAAAGACCAGGAACTGATCCTGGACCTGAATTTTTTGCGGGAAATCGGCGAGGTCTGCAAGGACCTGCGGTTCCGGTTTATGGCGGGGGTGCAGGAAGCCATTTTTGACAACTCCCGCTTTAATTTTGTCGCCGATAGCATTCGCCGGGTCAAGGATCGTTTTGAACAAATACTGATTGCCCGCACCGATGTCAAGTTTGTGGTGGCCGAGCGACTGTTAAAGAAAAGCGCCGATCAACAGGAAAAGATCCGGGCTTATCTTATGCCCTTTGCGAAGTTTTATGGCCGCATGAATGAGCGGATGGATGAGTTTGTCCGCCTTTTCCCGGTGCATCCGGACTATGTGGATGTTTTTGAGCGGATCACCGTGGCAGAAAAACGGGAGGTCCTTAAAACCCTTTCGCTGGCGATTAAAAAATTGCTGGATCAGGAGATCCCCACTGACCGCCCGGGGATCATCGCCTATGACAGCTACTGGACAAACCTGCGCGAAAATCCCTCGTTCCGGGCGGTGCCGGATATCAAGGCGGTCATTGATTGTAGTGCGGTCCTGGAGTCACGGATCCAGCAGGCCTTTACCCGGCCGGCTTACAAACCCATGGCGATCCAACTGATTCATGCCCTTTCTGTCCATAGACTCACCACCGGCGATATTTACGCTCCCCTGGGGGCCACCCCCGAAGAATTACGGGATGGGCTTTGTCTGTATCAGCCGGGTATCGAAGAGTTAGGGGGAGACCCCGCCCAGGATCTCTTGTCCCAGGTGGAGACGGTCCTTCGGGAAATTCACCGAACCGTAAGCGGTCAATTTATTTCGTCTAATCCAGATAACCGCCAATACTACCTGGATCTTAAAAAGAGCGACGATTACGACGCACTCATCGAAAGGCGATCCGAAAGCCTGGATCAGAATCAACTGGACCGGTATTTCTACGATGCCCTTCGACAGATCATGGAATGCGGAGATCAAACCTGGGTAACGGGTTACAAAATCTGGCAACATGAAATTGAATGGCGGGAACGGAAGGTGACCCGGCAGGGATACCTCTTTTTTGGAACCCCCAACGAACGCTCCACCGCCGTTCCCTTCCGGGATTTCTACATCTATTTTATCCAGCCCATCAATCCACCCCGATTTAAGGACGAAAAAAAGGCGGACGAACTGTTTTTCCGCTTAGTCCATAAGGACGACCAATTTTTGACCGCCTTGAACCGTTATGCGGCAGCCCTGGATCTGGCCTCTACCTCCTCGGGCCAGGCAAAAGCCACCTACGAAGCCAAGGCCCGAACCTTTTTGAATGAACTGGTTCAGTGGTTGCGGAAAAACATGAGCACCGCCTTTGAAGTAACCTACCAGGGAAAGAGCAAAACCATGGCCGAGTGGCTTAAAAGCGTAGGCTCTGGAACCATGCGGGGTGCCGGTTTTTCGCAGGAAGGCGTGAATTTCCGGGATTCTGTGAACCTGATTGCGGGCCTGTGCTTTAAAGTCCATTTTGAAGAACTGGCCCCGGAATACCCCATCTTTTCGGTACTGATTACGGGGGCTAATCGCCGCCAGACCGCGCAGGAGGCTCTTCGAGCCATCGCGGGTCAGGGTAAGACCAAGCAGGCCCTTGCGGTGTTGAGCGCCCTGGAACTTCTAGATGGGGAAAAACTCACCCCCGCCCAGTCCCGATATGCCCGTTTCATTCTGGAAGCCCTGAAAGGGAAAGGTCAGGGGCAGGTACTGAACCGGGCTGAGCTAATCCAGGATGTGCAGGGGGTGGAATACCTGGGGGTAGAGCGGTATCGCCTGGAGGCGGAATGGGTAGTGGTGCTCCTTGCGGCCCTGGTATATGCAGGCGAAATTGTGTTAGCCCTTCCGGGCAAGAAATTCGATGCCTCGAACCTGGCATTGCTGGCCGGAACCAATTTTGATGACCTTGTCAATTTTAAACACATTGAAAGACCCAAGGACTGGAATATCCCCGCCCTGAAAGCCCTTTTTGAGTTGCTGGGACTCGCTCCGGGACTTGCCCAGCTCATTACCCAGGGGCAAGAAGAACCGGTGCAGGCCCTGCAAACCGCAGTAGCCAAACAAATCGACGACATCATCCAGATCCAGCAGACCTTAAAGGAGGGCACCTATTTTTGGGGGCAGAGTCTTTATGCTGAGGCGGAGCTGCAAAAACGGGCGACCCAGCTCGCGGCCATGAAAGAGTTTTTGGAAAGCCTCCAGGTGTACACCACCCTCGGGAAGCTGAAGAATTTCCGGTATGAGACTGCGGATGTGGAAAAACAGAAAGGGCTGTTACAGGCCATTCTTGAAATTAGAACACAACAAAAAGTGGTAGCAGACCTAGAAAGAATCGCCTCGTATCTTTCCAAAGCAGAGGCGGCGCTCCCCGAAGACCACGAATGGCTTGGGATGGTAAAAGAGGTTCGGCAAGAAATGTTACACCAGATCACCGATCCCGCTATGCGGAATCGGCCGGATTTTTACCCCCAGAGCCAGCGCAGGCTTGAGGAACTGAAACAGGCGTATATAGGGATCTACCTGTCTTTACATGCCAAAGCCCGGCTCGGGGCAAAGGAAGATAAACAGAAGGCGGCCCTGTTGGCCGATGAAAGAATCAAGGTATTACAGAAACTATCCACCATTGACCTTTTACCCCGCCAACAGTTTGTGGATTTTCAGCATCGCCTTGGGGACTTAAAAACCTGTTTTGCCCTGACCGAGCAGGACCTGGGGGCAGCGCCGATCTGTCCCCACTGCGGTTTTAGGCCCCATCAAGAAACTATTGGCGCCTCCGCGACAAGCCGATTAGAGGCCCTGGAGGCGGAACTGGATGGGATCCTTGCATCATGGACCAAAACCCTGTTGGATAACCTGGAAGACCCCATCACCAAAAGCAACCTGGATCTCTTAAAAGAAGAAGATCGGAGAGCTGTGGAGGCTTTTGTCCAAAGCCGGACCTTACCGGAAGGGGTGGATCAGGACTTTATCCGGGCCTTGCAGGAAGTGCTGTCGGGGCTGATTAAAATATCGGTATCCATGGCTGACCTGCGGGGTGCTCTCCTAAGCGGGGGATCCCCCGCGACTCCGGAAGAACTGCGCAGGCGGTTCGAGTCCTATCTTGAATCCCTGGTCAGAGGCAAAGAAGTGGGCAAGGTACGGATTGTACTGGAATAA
- a CDS encoding DNA methyltransferase → MSQEQDLFDTYPQEEAASDSPVTCLGMTFPNDAARRAYFTEELRKKLKDPAFRSIEGFPIASDEVILALSDPPYYTACPNPWLAEMIQAWEAEKPPKPADYHYHREPFAADVSEGKNDPIYNAHSYHTKVPHKAIMRYILHYTEPGDIVFDGFCGTGMTGVAAQLCGDRATVESLGYRVDAEGIIYQEELDETGKTIWKPFSRLGPRRAVLNDLSPAATFIAYNYNTPVDVKAFEREARRILKEVEEECGWMYETLHSDGKTRGKINYTVWSDVFVCPDCSQEVVFWDAAVDQEAGKVRKEFPCPHCGVLLTKRRMERAWVNIYDRALKQTIRQAKQVPVLINYTVQGKRADKRPDGFDLELIEKIEQSEIPYWFPTDRMMEGGETRRNDPIGITHVHHFYTRRNLWVLAAYRARAKSSNISLFLFGFLNTSWHGTKMRRLNPFGGDRPLSGTLYIPSLPTEGNMFDVYKHKIKQLKRFLEIRNNQHFVWCIDTESSSSLHSFDSSIDYIFLDPPFGSNLNYSELNFLWEAWLKVFTNTKPEAIVNDSQRKGLDEYRELMTACFKEAYRVLKPGRWMTVEFSNTQAAVWNSIQTALAEAGFIVANVSALDKQQRSFKAVTTPTAVKQDLVISAYKPNGGFEERFQAEAESEAGVWDFVRTHLKYLPVVKLQNGSLQFIPERDPRILYDQVVAYYVRKGLFVPLSSQEFQAGLAQRFIERDGMYFLSDQAAEYDRKKMITAAPPQAELFVCDEASAIQWLRQLLKEKPQKFSDINPQFMQHLGGWSKNEVLLDLRELLEQNFLCYDGTGPVPEQIHAYLSTNWKDLRNLSKEDPALVEKARDRWYVPDPNKASDLEKLRERALLKEFDVYKAEKRKLKVFRLEAVRAGFKKAWQERDYDTIIAVAEKIPHTVLEEDPKLLMWYDQAITRRGRQ, encoded by the coding sequence ATGTCACAGGAACAAGATTTATTTGATACTTACCCCCAGGAAGAGGCCGCTTCGGATTCGCCGGTAACCTGTTTGGGCATGACCTTTCCCAACGATGCGGCCCGCCGGGCCTATTTTACCGAAGAGTTGCGCAAGAAACTAAAGGACCCGGCGTTTCGCTCCATCGAAGGTTTTCCTATCGCGAGCGACGAAGTGATCCTTGCCCTGTCGGATCCGCCCTATTACACCGCCTGCCCCAACCCCTGGCTTGCGGAGATGATCCAGGCCTGGGAGGCAGAAAAGCCCCCCAAACCGGCGGACTACCACTACCACCGGGAACCCTTTGCGGCCGATGTGAGCGAAGGGAAAAACGATCCCATTTACAACGCCCATTCCTACCACACCAAGGTGCCCCACAAGGCGATTATGCGCTACATCCTCCACTACACCGAGCCGGGGGACATCGTCTTTGATGGCTTTTGCGGCACCGGCATGACCGGCGTGGCGGCCCAGCTCTGCGGCGACCGGGCCACGGTGGAATCCCTGGGTTACCGGGTAGATGCGGAAGGCATCATTTACCAGGAAGAACTGGACGAGACGGGAAAAACCATCTGGAAACCCTTTTCCCGGCTGGGCCCGCGCCGGGCGGTGTTAAACGATTTATCGCCCGCGGCGACCTTTATTGCCTACAACTACAACACCCCCGTGGATGTCAAAGCCTTTGAGCGGGAGGCCCGGCGCATCTTAAAAGAGGTGGAAGAGGAGTGCGGCTGGATGTACGAAACCCTGCACAGCGACGGCAAAACCAGGGGAAAAATCAACTATACCGTATGGAGTGATGTGTTTGTTTGCCCCGATTGCAGTCAGGAGGTGGTGTTCTGGGATGCGGCGGTGGACCAGGAAGCGGGCAAGGTGCGGAAGGAGTTCCCCTGTCCCCACTGCGGAGTCCTGCTCACCAAACGGCGCATGGAAAGAGCCTGGGTGAACATTTACGACCGGGCCCTGAAACAGACCATCCGGCAGGCCAAGCAGGTGCCGGTGCTCATAAACTATACCGTGCAGGGGAAACGGGCGGACAAGAGGCCCGATGGGTTTGACCTGGAGCTGATCGAAAAAATTGAACAGAGCGAGATCCCCTACTGGTTCCCGACGGACCGCATGATGGAAGGCGGCGAAACCCGCCGTAACGATCCCATCGGCATCACCCATGTGCACCATTTTTACACCAGGCGAAACCTGTGGGTGCTGGCGGCGTATCGAGCGAGAGCAAAATCTTCAAATATCTCTTTATTTCTTTTTGGATTTTTAAATACATCATGGCATGGAACTAAAATGAGAAGATTAAATCCGTTTGGTGGAGATCGTCCTTTATCAGGAACCTTATATATTCCATCTCTTCCAACAGAAGGGAATATGTTCGATGTATACAAACACAAAATAAAACAGCTAAAAAGATTTCTTGAAATTAGAAACAATCAACATTTTGTATGGTGCATCGATACAGAATCAAGTAGTTCATTACATTCTTTTGATTCTTCAATCGACTACATCTTCCTCGATCCGCCCTTTGGGTCCAATCTAAATTATTCGGAACTGAACTTTCTCTGGGAGGCCTGGCTTAAGGTCTTTACCAACACCAAACCCGAAGCGATTGTCAACGATTCCCAGCGTAAGGGGTTAGACGAATACCGGGAACTCATGACCGCTTGCTTTAAGGAGGCCTATCGGGTCCTAAAGCCCGGCCGCTGGATGACCGTGGAGTTTTCCAACACCCAGGCGGCGGTGTGGAACAGCATCCAGACCGCCCTGGCCGAGGCGGGTTTTATCGTGGCCAATGTGTCTGCCCTGGATAAACAACAGCGGAGCTTCAAGGCAGTGACCACCCCCACGGCGGTCAAGCAGGACCTGGTCATTTCCGCCTATAAGCCCAACGGGGGCTTTGAGGAGCGCTTCCAAGCGGAGGCAGAAAGCGAGGCGGGGGTTTGGGATTTTGTGCGCACCCACCTAAAATATCTGCCGGTGGTCAAGCTGCAAAACGGCTCGCTCCAGTTTATTCCTGAGCGGGACCCCCGGATCCTCTACGACCAGGTGGTGGCCTACTATGTGCGCAAGGGTCTTTTTGTGCCCCTCTCGAGCCAGGAATTCCAGGCGGGGCTTGCCCAGCGCTTTATCGAACGGGATGGCATGTATTTTTTAAGCGACCAGGCCGCCGAGTACGACCGCAAAAAAATGATCACCGCCGCGCCGCCCCAGGCAGAGCTCTTTGTTTGCGACGAAGCCTCGGCCATCCAGTGGCTCAGGCAACTCCTTAAAGAAAAACCCCAGAAGTTTTCCGATATCAACCCCCAGTTTATGCAACATCTGGGTGGCTGGAGCAAAAACGAGGTGCTCCTGGACCTGCGGGAACTCTTAGAACAAAACTTCCTTTGCTACGACGGCACAGGTCCCGTACCCGAGCAGATCCACGCCTACCTTTCCACCAACTGGAAGGACCTGCGCAACCTCTCCAAAGAAGACCCGGCCCTGGTGGAAAAGGCCCGGGACCGCTGGTATGTGCCGGATCCCAACAAGGCGAGCGACCTGGAAAAACTGCGGGAGCGGGCCCTGCTCAAGGAATTTGATGTGTACAAGGCGGAAAAGCGAAAGCTCAAGGTCTTTCGCCTGGAAGCGGTTCGGGCGGGCTTTAAAAAGGCCTGGCAGGAACGGGACTACGACACCATCATCGCCGTGGCCGAAAAAATCCCCCACACCGTCCTGGAAGAAGACCCCAAGCTCCTCATGTGGTATGATCAGGCTATCACGAGAAGGGGAAGACAATAA
- a CDS encoding ATP-binding protein encodes MARADLLIRLVQSGMRGDKVNFRKVVEAIIAEERTKQHTVLAEKLEEILNAGVVDRPVANGGSMLDHRMDNLFYEIIPQRKLSDLILPQDVLLICQELLQEQYRTDLLRSYNLEPRNRVLLIGPPGNGKTSLAEALAEALAIPLLTVRYESVVGAYLGETATRLKKLFEYAATRRCVLFFDEFETLGKERGDLHETGEIKRVVSSLLMQIDNLPSHVMVIGATNHAELLDRAVWRRFQIRITLPPPTRDRLEEWFKKFEHRIKVPLGYAPSTLAKYLQGLNFAEIEEFGMTVFRQYVLELPNANMKDIIAQTLRLWSIRAIPVEQQGAEVKDV; translated from the coding sequence ATGGCCAGAGCAGATTTATTAATTCGCCTGGTGCAATCCGGCATGCGGGGCGACAAAGTGAATTTCAGGAAAGTTGTCGAAGCAATCATTGCTGAAGAGCGAACAAAACAACATACAGTGTTAGCTGAAAAGCTTGAAGAAATATTAAACGCAGGAGTGGTTGATCGCCCTGTTGCCAACGGAGGGAGCATGCTAGATCACCGGATGGACAACCTGTTTTACGAAATTATCCCCCAACGAAAACTCTCTGACCTGATTCTTCCACAGGATGTTTTACTGATTTGTCAAGAATTGCTTCAGGAACAATATAGGACGGATTTACTTAGATCATACAATTTAGAACCTAGAAATCGAGTTCTTCTGATTGGCCCGCCAGGGAACGGCAAAACATCACTAGCCGAAGCGCTTGCGGAAGCACTAGCAATTCCCTTACTGACTGTTCGGTATGAAAGTGTGGTCGGGGCATATCTGGGAGAAACGGCTACTCGTTTAAAAAAACTCTTTGAATATGCAGCTACTCGAAGATGTGTTCTTTTTTTTGATGAATTTGAAACATTGGGTAAAGAACGCGGGGATTTACATGAAACCGGAGAAATCAAACGAGTCGTGAGTTCTTTGCTTATGCAAATTGACAACCTGCCGAGCCATGTCATGGTGATTGGGGCTACCAATCATGCTGAACTTCTTGATCGTGCTGTATGGCGGCGTTTTCAAATCCGTATTACCTTACCACCACCTACGCGAGATCGATTGGAAGAATGGTTCAAAAAGTTTGAACATAGAATTAAGGTTCCACTGGGGTATGCCCCAAGCACTTTAGCTAAATACCTTCAAGGCTTAAATTTTGCCGAAATCGAAGAGTTCGGGATGACGGTTTTCCGGCAGTATGTGTTGGAATTACCGAACGCCAACATGAAAGATATTATAGCTCAAACACTTCGTTTGTGGTCCATCAGAGCAATTCCAGTAGAACAACAGGGAGCGGAGGTAAAAGATGTCTAA
- a CDS encoding S8 family peptidase, which yields MSKLPLLFFPTPQLANRTKKNGNFSKNIHKPDTTRQIQRLSPMFEQLRTAFEARKVEIQQSTAGIEPEYVLVIEIVGGVENFVNAVKRIAGFEWMGEIEVEDISPDQDFYDADSPDKTLTGRLYFVMTNQQALNELLSLWRRYQNNESFDYGLKNFYNLFTCLKSIRRWDIQDRLLETGVIQGWQEDLKHDSNRPIRFEVELWFRSNPEKRKQSLNRVTDLIRNLDGRVLTGSLYEGIAYHGMLAELPAQSIQTIINNQDVELVKCESIMFFRPVGQIIADGTLPENDLVYSDFPESSLPQGEPVIALLDGLPLANHRLLKDRLIIDDPDNFENSYNAEERVHGTAMASLIIHGDLNDREKPLKRPVYVRPIMRPNPNDYHRPRPEYVPDDVLIVDLIHRSVKRLFENDGIEKPVAPSVRVINLSIGDPSRQFFQSMSPLARLLDWLSSTYKILFIISAGNHPSPIYLNVPRAQFESLTTSQKEAVILKAIFEDIRNRKLLSPAESINNLTVGALQFDSSSYESCYNGFNPFEHSLPSPVSAFGVGYRRSIKPDIVFRGGRVLYQEDLRYSRKDHYVIKPVEPAIRSNPPGNKTAVPSRQSGNLDGVAYCCGTSNAAALMSRAASICYELLQQIVSEQLPNIDMRPYEIPLLKAMLIHGCSWENIAPHLHGVLQSDCKNKQELNAKISRWIGYGHPEIGRVLYCTEQRATVLGFGQLSDGQAHIFRLPLPPSLSSQTVWRRLTVTLAWLSPVLASNQKYRVANLWFEVNNNGLTSNRKNTDWQAVRRGTVQHEVFEGEQAEPFNDGDVIEIKVNCREDAGKIQSPIAYGLIVSLEVAEGVNIAVYNEIQTRITSVVQIQQVIGGV from the coding sequence ATGTCTAAGTTACCACTGCTATTTTTCCCGACACCACAATTGGCTAACAGAACAAAAAAGAATGGGAATTTTTCTAAGAATATTCATAAACCTGATACAACACGGCAGATCCAACGACTTTCTCCAATGTTTGAGCAATTACGGACTGCTTTTGAAGCCCGCAAAGTGGAGATTCAGCAAAGCACTGCAGGTATAGAACCCGAATATGTTTTAGTAATAGAGATTGTTGGTGGAGTAGAAAATTTTGTTAATGCTGTAAAGCGTATTGCTGGCTTTGAATGGATGGGTGAAATTGAGGTGGAGGATATTTCGCCTGACCAAGATTTTTATGATGCAGATTCTCCAGATAAAACACTAACAGGTCGTCTGTATTTTGTGATGACCAATCAGCAAGCGCTAAATGAATTGCTCTCGTTGTGGCGTCGATATCAAAACAATGAATCTTTCGATTATGGACTTAAAAATTTCTATAATTTATTCACATGCTTAAAGTCTATCCGGCGATGGGATATTCAGGATAGATTGCTTGAAACTGGGGTAATTCAGGGTTGGCAAGAAGATTTAAAGCATGATAGCAATAGACCGATTCGCTTTGAAGTTGAACTTTGGTTTCGAAGTAACCCCGAGAAGAGAAAACAAAGTTTAAATAGAGTTACAGATCTAATTCGTAATCTGGACGGGCGTGTTCTGACTGGATCATTATACGAGGGAATTGCGTATCATGGTATGTTAGCCGAACTGCCGGCCCAATCTATCCAGACCATTATTAATAACCAGGATGTAGAATTGGTAAAGTGCGAAAGTATTATGTTCTTTCGCCCTGTTGGACAGATAATTGCTGATGGTACTCTTCCTGAAAATGATTTGGTTTATTCAGATTTCCCAGAATCTTCTTTGCCGCAAGGAGAACCTGTCATAGCCCTCTTAGATGGCCTGCCATTAGCGAATCATCGTCTTCTAAAAGACAGGCTAATTATTGATGATCCTGATAATTTTGAAAATAGCTATAATGCCGAAGAACGCGTTCATGGTACTGCGATGGCTTCGCTCATCATTCATGGAGACCTTAATGATAGGGAAAAACCATTAAAACGGCCAGTGTATGTGCGACCAATCATGAGGCCGAATCCCAATGATTATCATAGACCTCGCCCAGAGTATGTACCAGATGATGTTCTCATCGTAGATCTTATTCATAGATCTGTAAAAAGGTTATTTGAAAACGATGGCATAGAAAAACCAGTGGCCCCTTCGGTACGAGTCATCAATTTATCTATTGGCGATCCTTCTAGACAGTTTTTTCAATCGATGAGTCCTTTAGCAAGGTTACTGGATTGGCTAAGTAGTACTTATAAAATACTTTTTATTATCAGTGCGGGAAACCACCCAAGTCCCATTTATCTTAATGTTCCTAGGGCTCAGTTTGAGTCCTTAACTACATCACAAAAAGAAGCGGTTATCCTAAAAGCTATTTTTGAAGATATCAGAAATCGTAAACTTCTTTCTCCAGCCGAAAGCATCAATAATCTCACAGTTGGGGCGCTTCAATTTGATTCCTCTTCTTATGAAAGTTGTTATAACGGATTTAATCCCTTTGAACATTCGTTGCCAAGCCCGGTATCTGCATTCGGCGTTGGTTATCGGCGGTCAATTAAACCAGACATTGTTTTTCGGGGAGGCAGGGTTTTGTATCAGGAGGATCTTAGATATTCTCGGAAAGATCATTATGTGATAAAACCGGTAGAACCAGCGATTCGAAGCAATCCTCCAGGAAACAAAACCGCTGTACCATCCAGGCAATCTGGAAATCTTGATGGTGTTGCTTATTGTTGTGGAACGAGCAATGCGGCGGCTTTGATGAGCAGAGCGGCTAGTATTTGTTACGAATTGTTACAACAAATAGTCTCTGAGCAGCTTCCTAATATTGATATGCGCCCGTATGAAATACCATTGCTCAAAGCAATGTTAATTCACGGTTGCTCATGGGAAAATATCGCCCCACATCTACATGGTGTACTTCAGAGTGATTGTAAAAACAAACAAGAACTTAACGCAAAAATTAGCAGATGGATCGGGTACGGGCATCCAGAGATTGGCCGGGTATTATATTGTACGGAGCAACGGGCTACGGTATTAGGTTTTGGACAACTCTCTGATGGACAAGCTCATATTTTCAGATTACCATTACCGCCATCGTTAAGTTCCCAGACTGTCTGGCGAAGATTAACTGTCACTTTGGCTTGGTTGTCACCCGTATTGGCTAGCAATCAGAAATACCGCGTAGCAAACCTCTGGTTCGAAGTAAACAATAATGGTTTAACCTCAAACAGAAAAAATACGGATTGGCAAGCAGTAAGACGCGGAACGGTTCAACATGAAGTATTTGAAGGTGAGCAGGCGGAACCTTTTAATGATGGTGATGTCATAGAGATCAAAGTGAATTGCCGAGAAGATGCTGGGAAAATTCAAAGTCCTATAGCTTATGGTTTGATTGTGTCTTTAGAGGTAGCCGAAGGTGTTAATATAGCTGTTTATAATGAAATTCAGACAAGAATTACCTCTGTAGTCCAAATTCAGCAGGTAATAGGTGGAGTATAA